CTGCTATTAGTTTTATTATAAAACATGCAACTGACAATATAAGGGTCTTTGGATCCTCTTAATAGTTGTATGTCCATCCAAGATACTTTTTATGTTTCTTCATGATAATTCTTCTGGCATACCTATAGTTACCATTGTACCAAAAATGCAATTTGAATTTCTCTGTTAAATTGATtaattaacacacacacacacacacacacacacacacacacacacacacagaacatgagagggagagaagaagatGGATGAGAGTGAAGAGGACAACAGCATCAATATTCCACTTACAAAGAGTGAAGCAAAGAAGAATGAAAAGTAGAAGGAAAAGGAGAATCATTACTTACAAGGAATCTGACGCCCCCAAAGTGGAACTATTCCTTTATATAGTCTGCAGCAGAACAATAGTTATAATAAGATAAATTGCAACAGAAACGATAAACAACTAAACCACATGGATGAAAAGTAAAatgacaaaaacaaaaacaaaaacgtaCCCCATAACaccttcagatttgacaaatttaGGCAACCCATCACTCAATCCCCTTGCAAAACCAGGCTGTGTCTGGACCCGAACCTTCACAGCCTCAAAGGGGCAGAGAGCTACATCAGCAATCACTTCAGCAGAAGCAGACCCAGCAAGATAGATCAAAGTCTTATACTTGGCGGCATACTCTGGCCCAGCTATATCTGAATAGTACTTCTTGAAGTACTCATAAAACCCAAACTTGCATGCCCCCTGGGCGCTGTATCCAAGCAGAGTAGGTACCCAGCCCCTAAAGAAACCCCTGATCCCTTGTTCTTTAAGCAAGACTCCAAATCCTGAAGAGATGCTTTTGTACTTAGCTGGGTCGATCTAGAAGATGCCAGCAAGACTTATGGTCAAATAGATCcattgaaaaatataaaataaacatcaATCCAGTCAACGAAACACATTCATCAATAGTGAATATGGCATAGATTAACCAATCAAGGCCTGAAATTTACTTGCACCAACTTATATCGAACACCAAACATTTCTATCGAGCCTTAACCGCCGACGCATGAGAACCGTACTTAATCGCGCAGATCAATCTACAGAATATGATTTCACAAAACAGAAGatgaatcatggaaacagaaagaCTGGAATGCAATATATCATCAGGACGACGTAGTTGAAGAAAAATTAACCAATGTGGCTAAAGCCGAAGCACGGTAATCTGAAGGAGAACCAACAAATCAGCAAGTAGAAATCAGGAAATAAGCATCAACTATCCAAAGAAGTCGGATCATGTAAATCGAAAACTGCCACTGAAATAGAAGCTACCAAAATGAAAAATTTAATCCAAAAGgcaaataagaaaaaggaaaagtaaCTAAAATTACCGAAGAAAAGAACTAATCGAGTGAAATAAAAACAGAAAATCCCCACAAGAACACTTAAGGCAGACCAATGGACTGGTAACCTCTAAATCCCAGTACCATAGATCGACTGCTTCGAAAAAGCCGACGCATCTCACCTGCATATTACACTTGACGAGGTCAAGCGGAGTGACGGCCATGTGGGTGAGGCCGCAGCTGGCGATGCCGCCGGCGGTACAGGCGGCGTAGAACATGGGCGAGTACATCTCGATTTTTCCGGGCTCGTTGGGCGCCTGGGCAACGACTGGGGCTGGCGAGGCGGCAATGCCCGCCGTCACCGGTGAGGCAGTGGTCCTCCCCAGGATCCGGTCCAGGGCTCGGGTTCCGGAGGCCGGGGTGGGCGAGTACAGGAAGGTCGGGAGGAGGGATTGGTGAGATCTCTCTCTCAGATCCATTGCAGCTCCCCTCGATTACGTGTTAGGGTTCGGATCAAAGAGGAGCCTGAGATGGAGGAGAGAGCCAATGTGATGGCTCTCTTGCCTCTCTTCTTCTCACTCGTGAATGTGACGGACGCGAAATGACTGGAGTTTTGGTGCACTCCCCAATTTTTAGGGCGCGGTGGTGTTCGCTAAATTGTCGGACTTAAAAGACGCAAAAGCTCCCGGCATCTTTAAGGAATTACCTATATAGACAGTATTCGTGGAAATTGATGGGAGTGGCAATATTGGAAATAAACGAATATGCGAGGTAATATTCGGAGCCGCGGTCTACGCCTCTTCTTTTGCCCAATTAAAGGCCGAATTCTTCGACAGAGTTCGGAGGATGCGATTCCTCGACAAAAAAATGTTCAGATGGACGGTGGGAGATGATGTATTCGATTAAAGAATATTATGTTAAATTGAGATTGGGCTTAAGTTTCGTCTATTGGGCCAAAATTGGGCCGCATTTGGTGTTGCGACCTCACAGAATCGTTTCTTTGCTTCCTCACACGTTCCTCCCCGTCGCGGGCGGCAAACAAACGAGGAAGTCTGCGACTGGAAGCCACAGCAGCCACCCCATGGCAGAATCGCTTCCTGCATATCCGTAAGCTATCCTTTTCCATCCCTCCCATGCCTTCTCAACTCCATATATAAATCCATCCTCCATCACCTCCCTTTCTTCCACACACCGCCTTCTCTTTAGCCAAATAAGAAGCAAACAGCACTGCCGCGACTCCATGTCTCTGCGCCCCTCGGCTCCCAGGACCTGCCGCCTCTTCTGGTGCTACCAGTGTCACCGCGCCGTCCGCATCATCTGCTCCCCGGCCGCCGACGTCCTCTGCCCCCGCTGCTACGGCCGCTTCCTGCACGAGATCGACTTGCCCCGC
This DNA window, taken from Musa acuminata AAA Group cultivar baxijiao chromosome BXJ3-7, Cavendish_Baxijiao_AAA, whole genome shotgun sequence, encodes the following:
- the LOC135642258 gene encoding mitochondrial phosphate carrier protein 3, mitochondrial-like; the protein is MDLRERSHQSLLPTFLYSPTPASGTRALDRILGRTTASPVTAGIAASPAPVVAQAPNEPGKIEMYSPMFYAACTAGGIASCGLTHMAVTPLDLVKCNMQIDPAKYKSISSGFGVLLKEQGIRGFFRGWVPTLLGYSAQGACKFGFYEYFKKYYSDIAGPEYAAKYKTLIYLAGSASAEVIADVALCPFEAVKVRVQTQPGFARGLSDGLPKFVKSEGVMGLYKGIVPLWGRQIPYTMMKFASFETVVEMIYKYAIPTPKDQCSKTRQLGISFAGGYIAGIFCAIVSHPADNLVSFLNNAKGATVGDAVKKLGLWGLFTRGLPLRIVMIGTLTGAQWGIYDAFKVMVGLPTTGGVSPAPELAKLKAA